A section of the Saccharopolyspora gregorii genome encodes:
- a CDS encoding non-ribosomal peptide synthetase, with translation MPAHDPTDLAAFRAEVAELLDLPADGISDAENLIALGLDSIAMMQLAAGLRRRGRAVSFGDLAAEPTLAAWGALLGGGAAASEVDSTEAGAAPVESDVDEGTPFPLALMQHAYWVGRRPGQRLGGVAAHFYDEFDGRGVDPHRLEDAVRAVLRRHGMLRVRILDDGTQRILPASPWPGLTTHDLRGLSTSDAEAELELIRAELSHRRLDITAGEVFDVRLSLLPGGRTRVHVNLDMIAADALSLRVLLADLARHYLGEDEPEPLAYGYPRYLADRAARRSAADAAADREHWRTRLPELPGQPELPAAGDSADDATVVVRRHRLLGPDEVARWETAARGHGLTPAMALAAVFAETLTAWSAQPRFLLNLPLFDREPLHPDVAGLVGDFTSSVLLEWDGAAPGTFAERAGRVQERFHADAAHAGHSGVEVLRDLSRARGEQQLAPVVYTSALGLGPLFPDAVRRAFGEASWIISQGPQVWLDAQVTELDGGLLVNWDAREHAFAPGVLDAMFTAYSDLLDRLLADDAAWTAPPPRLAPDAQLTARAPGGDAPEPRCLHTGFFRHAHEDPGAIALRWGRGGELSYGDLAGRALTLAGALRARGAGPGELVAISLPKGPEQVVAALGVLATGAAYLPLPVDHPPARRERVLASAGARIVVDADFPVHGAAPLPAPAATTPRDLAYVLYTSGSTGEPKGVEITHAAAMNTIGDLVERFGLDERDRTLAVSRFEFDLSVFDVFAPLSVGGAVVCVEQDAQRDATSWLDSVHRHGVTVLNCVPTLLDMLLTACDERPLPLRAVLLGGDRVGTDLPGRLAARAPGCRFAGLGGTTETAIHSTVQEVVGDAVPASWSCVPYGEPLRGVSCRVVDALGRDCPDQVPGELWIGGAGVARGYRNDPERTADRFVEHAGVRWYRTGDRARYLPDGGIEFLGRADHQVKIRGHRVELGEVEAALAAAEGVTGAVAVLTGGRLGAAVTGAADPERVRAALAERLPAHLRPDLLVVLPAFPLTTNGKLDRAAVATAVTEQDTAVPERISPPRGAVEPAVAAAWRDVLDVAEVGREQDFFALGGDSLLATRVVARLRADGFAGAGLGALFESPVLADFAAVVGESAADVPGSAAASSGSVAPAVRTDPAARFEPFPPTDVQLAYWLGRADGFTLGGVGCHFYREYDVPDLDVARLEEAANRLIARHEMLRAVFDERGEQRVLPSVGRFRIAVTDAGDDPERAFAELRDTWSHHVFDSAHWPLFGIAACRAGDRTRLAIGMDNLVLDALSILHFYAELAALYADLDAALPPVGLSFRDYVLGAEPDAAELTAAREHWARAVPELPPAPELPLAVDPARVVRPRFTRRAATIDAADWAVLAARSAEHGVTPSAVLLTAFAEVLGQWSARPDLTLNLTLFDRREVHPDVQRVFGDFTSLLLVACRPEAADSWLDRTRRVQGELWQALDHRSVSAVQVLRELAKRTGAAEVTMPVVFTSALGVSAGTEPGDPFGRQVWGITQTPQVWLDHQVVERSTPGGTCVDLNWDAVEELFPADVLDEMFAAYLRLLAHLVRRPWRERVPELLPAAQRAARERVNDTAAPEREPLLHAPFFRRATEDPAAVAVLGDEGELARGALAERALRIAALLRDRGVQPGAAVAISLPKSVDQIAAALGVLAAGAHYVPIGVDQPAVRRDRILGSAGVALAIVEDGVDLPVPTATVAEAAARPVAEPVAVDPESLAYVIFTSGSTGEPKGVEITHRAAANTVEDVVRRFGIGSRDRVLAVSALEFDLSVFDLFGLLGAGGAVVSIAEDERRAPRRWAESAARHGVTVWNSVPMLLDVLLDAVDGGAPAPAALRLALLSGDWVGLDLPDRLRAAVPGADLVALGGATEAAIWSNAFEVSGVDPEWRSIPYGFPLRNQRFRVVDELGRDRPEWVPGELWIGGTGVARGYRGSPELTAAKFLDDGEHRWYRTGDLGRYRPGGLLEFLGRRDDQVKVRGHRVELGEVESVVAEHPAASRALAATAGGGSSRRVVVGVLPGEVVPDPAEIRAWCADRLPVHMLPDQVLLLDEVPTTANGKLDRARIAELAAADDGVAEPPAGPVEQAVAAAWSELLRTPVTSRDANFFGLGGDSVQAIRFIELARRELDVELELAQLFITPTVRSLAEHVAELGTEEVVEGAI, from the coding sequence GTGCCCGCACACGACCCGACCGACCTCGCGGCGTTCCGCGCCGAAGTGGCGGAACTGCTGGACCTGCCCGCCGACGGGATCTCCGACGCGGAGAACCTGATCGCCCTCGGCCTGGACTCGATCGCGATGATGCAGCTGGCCGCGGGACTGCGCCGCCGCGGGCGCGCCGTCTCGTTCGGCGACCTGGCGGCCGAACCGACCTTGGCGGCCTGGGGAGCGCTGCTCGGCGGTGGCGCCGCAGCGTCCGAAGTGGACTCGACGGAGGCCGGGGCTGCACCCGTCGAGTCCGATGTCGACGAAGGGACGCCGTTCCCGCTCGCGCTGATGCAGCACGCCTACTGGGTCGGCAGGCGCCCCGGCCAGCGCCTCGGCGGCGTCGCGGCGCACTTCTACGACGAGTTCGACGGCCGCGGCGTCGACCCGCACCGGCTGGAGGACGCGGTGCGCGCTGTGCTGCGCAGACACGGCATGCTGCGGGTGCGGATCCTCGACGACGGCACCCAGCGGATCCTGCCGGCCAGCCCGTGGCCCGGGCTCACCACGCACGACCTGCGCGGTCTGTCCACGTCGGACGCCGAAGCCGAGCTGGAGCTGATCCGCGCCGAACTCTCGCACCGCAGGCTCGACATCACCGCGGGCGAGGTGTTCGACGTGCGGTTGTCGCTGCTGCCCGGCGGGCGCACCCGGGTGCACGTCAACCTCGACATGATCGCCGCCGACGCGCTGAGCCTCCGGGTGCTGCTCGCCGACCTCGCCCGCCACTACCTCGGCGAGGACGAGCCGGAACCGCTGGCGTACGGCTACCCGCGCTACCTCGCCGACCGCGCCGCCCGCCGCAGCGCCGCCGACGCGGCCGCCGACCGCGAGCACTGGCGGACCCGGCTGCCGGAACTGCCCGGCCAGCCCGAACTGCCCGCCGCGGGCGACTCCGCCGACGACGCCACCGTCGTCGTGCGACGGCACCGGCTGCTCGGCCCCGACGAGGTGGCCCGCTGGGAGACCGCGGCCCGCGGGCACGGGTTGACGCCCGCGATGGCGCTCGCCGCCGTGTTCGCCGAAACCCTCACCGCGTGGAGCGCGCAACCCCGCTTCCTGCTGAACCTGCCGCTGTTCGACCGGGAACCGCTGCACCCCGACGTGGCCGGGCTCGTCGGCGACTTCACCTCCTCGGTGCTGCTGGAGTGGGACGGCGCCGCGCCCGGCACGTTCGCCGAGCGGGCCGGGCGGGTGCAGGAGCGGTTCCACGCCGACGCCGCGCACGCCGGGCACTCCGGCGTCGAAGTGCTCCGCGACCTGTCCCGCGCCCGCGGCGAGCAGCAGCTCGCGCCCGTCGTCTACACCAGCGCGCTCGGGCTCGGGCCGCTGTTCCCCGACGCGGTGCGCCGCGCGTTCGGCGAGGCGTCCTGGATCATCTCGCAGGGGCCGCAGGTGTGGCTGGACGCGCAGGTCACCGAACTGGACGGCGGCCTGCTGGTGAACTGGGACGCCCGCGAGCACGCGTTCGCGCCCGGCGTGCTCGACGCGATGTTCACCGCCTACTCGGACCTGCTGGACCGGCTGCTCGCCGACGACGCGGCCTGGACCGCCCCGCCGCCGCGGCTCGCGCCGGACGCGCAGCTCACCGCCCGCGCGCCGGGCGGCGACGCGCCGGAACCCCGGTGCCTGCACACCGGTTTCTTCCGCCACGCCCACGAGGATCCGGGCGCGATCGCGCTGCGCTGGGGCCGCGGCGGGGAGCTGAGCTACGGCGACCTGGCCGGGCGGGCGCTCACCCTCGCGGGCGCGCTGCGCGCCCGCGGCGCCGGGCCGGGCGAACTGGTCGCGATCTCGTTGCCGAAGGGGCCGGAGCAGGTCGTCGCCGCGCTCGGCGTCCTGGCCACCGGCGCCGCCTACCTGCCGCTGCCGGTGGACCACCCGCCCGCGCGCCGGGAGCGGGTGCTCGCCTCCGCCGGAGCCCGGATCGTGGTCGACGCGGACTTCCCGGTGCACGGCGCGGCGCCGCTGCCCGCACCCGCCGCGACCACGCCGCGGGACCTGGCCTACGTGCTCTACACCTCCGGTTCCACAGGGGAACCGAAGGGCGTGGAGATCACCCACGCGGCCGCGATGAACACCATCGGCGACCTGGTGGAGCGCTTCGGCCTCGACGAGCGGGACCGCACCCTCGCGGTGAGCCGCTTCGAGTTCGACCTCTCCGTGTTCGACGTCTTCGCCCCGTTGAGCGTCGGTGGTGCCGTGGTGTGCGTCGAGCAGGACGCGCAGCGCGACGCGACGAGCTGGCTGGACTCGGTGCACCGCCACGGCGTCACGGTGCTCAACTGCGTGCCGACGCTGCTGGACATGCTGCTCACCGCCTGCGACGAGCGGCCGCTGCCGCTGCGCGCGGTGCTGCTCGGCGGGGATCGGGTCGGCACCGACCTGCCCGGCCGGCTCGCCGCCCGGGCACCCGGTTGCCGCTTCGCCGGTCTCGGCGGCACCACCGAGACCGCCATCCACTCCACCGTCCAGGAGGTCGTCGGCGACGCGGTCCCGGCGAGTTGGAGCTGCGTCCCGTACGGCGAGCCGCTGCGCGGCGTCAGCTGCCGGGTCGTCGACGCGCTCGGCCGGGACTGCCCCGACCAGGTGCCCGGGGAGCTGTGGATCGGCGGCGCGGGAGTCGCCCGCGGCTACCGGAACGACCCGGAGCGGACCGCCGACCGGTTCGTCGAGCACGCCGGGGTCCGCTGGTACCGCACCGGCGACCGCGCCCGCTACCTGCCGGACGGCGGCATCGAGTTCCTCGGCCGCGCCGACCACCAGGTCAAGATCCGCGGCCACCGCGTCGAACTCGGCGAGGTCGAGGCGGCGCTGGCCGCGGCGGAGGGCGTGACCGGTGCGGTCGCGGTGCTCACCGGCGGCAGGCTCGGCGCCGCGGTCACCGGCGCGGCCGACCCGGAGCGGGTGCGGGCCGCGCTCGCCGAACGGCTGCCCGCGCACCTGCGGCCCGACCTGCTCGTGGTGCTGCCCGCGTTCCCGCTCACCACCAACGGCAAGCTGGACCGCGCCGCGGTCGCCACCGCCGTCACCGAGCAGGACACCGCGGTACCGGAGCGGATCAGCCCGCCGCGCGGCGCCGTGGAGCCGGCCGTGGCCGCGGCCTGGCGCGACGTGCTCGACGTCGCGGAGGTCGGCCGCGAGCAGGACTTCTTCGCGCTGGGCGGGGATTCGCTGCTGGCGACCAGGGTGGTGGCGCGGCTGCGCGCCGACGGGTTCGCCGGTGCCGGGCTCGGGGCGCTGTTCGAGAGCCCGGTGCTGGCCGATTTCGCCGCGGTGGTGGGGGAATCCGCTGCTGATGTGCCGGGTTCCGCCGCCGCGTCGAGCGGATCCGTCGCGCCCGCCGTGCGCACCGACCCCGCGGCCCGCTTCGAACCGTTCCCGCCCACCGACGTGCAGCTGGCGTACTGGCTGGGCCGCGCGGACGGCTTCACCCTCGGCGGCGTCGGCTGCCACTTCTACCGCGAGTACGACGTCCCCGACCTGGACGTCGCGCGGCTGGAGGAGGCCGCGAACCGGCTCATCGCCCGGCACGAGATGCTGCGCGCCGTCTTCGACGAGCGCGGCGAGCAGCGGGTGCTGCCGTCGGTCGGCCGGTTCCGGATCGCGGTCACCGACGCCGGGGACGATCCGGAGCGGGCGTTCGCCGAACTCCGCGACACCTGGTCGCACCACGTCTTCGACTCCGCGCACTGGCCGCTGTTCGGCATCGCCGCCTGCCGCGCCGGGGACCGCACCCGGCTGGCGATCGGGATGGACAACCTGGTGCTGGACGCGTTGAGCATCCTGCACTTCTACGCGGAGCTCGCCGCGCTGTACGCGGACCTCGACGCGGCGCTGCCGCCGGTCGGCCTGTCGTTCCGGGACTACGTGCTCGGCGCCGAACCGGATGCGGCCGAGCTCACCGCGGCCCGCGAGCACTGGGCGCGCGCCGTCCCGGAGCTGCCGCCCGCACCGGAGCTCCCGCTGGCGGTGGACCCGGCGCGGGTCGTGCGGCCCCGGTTCACCCGGCGCGCGGCGACGATCGACGCCGCGGACTGGGCGGTGCTCGCCGCGCGCTCCGCCGAGCACGGGGTCACCCCGTCGGCGGTGCTGCTCACCGCGTTCGCCGAAGTGCTCGGGCAGTGGAGCGCCCGGCCCGACCTGACGCTGAACCTCACCCTGTTCGACCGCCGCGAAGTGCACCCCGACGTGCAGCGGGTGTTCGGCGACTTCACCTCGCTGCTGCTGGTCGCCTGCCGGCCGGAGGCCGCGGACAGCTGGCTGGACCGCACCCGGCGGGTGCAGGGCGAGCTGTGGCAGGCGCTGGACCACCGCAGCGTGTCGGCGGTGCAGGTGCTGCGCGAACTCGCGAAGCGCACCGGCGCCGCCGAGGTCACGATGCCGGTGGTGTTCACCAGCGCGCTCGGTGTGTCGGCGGGCACCGAACCCGGCGATCCGTTCGGCCGGCAGGTCTGGGGCATCACCCAGACCCCGCAGGTGTGGCTGGACCACCAGGTGGTCGAGCGCAGCACCCCCGGCGGCACCTGCGTGGACCTGAACTGGGACGCGGTGGAGGAGCTGTTCCCGGCGGACGTCCTGGACGAGATGTTCGCCGCTTACCTGCGGCTGCTCGCGCACCTGGTGCGGCGGCCGTGGCGGGAGCGGGTCCCGGAACTGCTGCCCGCGGCGCAGCGCGCCGCGCGGGAACGGGTCAACGACACCGCGGCGCCGGAGCGGGAGCCGCTGCTGCACGCGCCGTTCTTCCGCCGCGCCACCGAGGATCCGGCCGCGGTGGCCGTGCTCGGCGACGAGGGCGAGCTGGCCAGGGGCGCGTTGGCGGAGCGCGCGCTGCGGATCGCCGCGCTGCTGCGCGACCGCGGCGTCCAACCCGGTGCGGCGGTGGCGATCTCGCTGCCCAAGAGCGTCGATCAGATCGCCGCGGCGCTGGGCGTGCTCGCCGCGGGCGCGCACTACGTGCCGATCGGCGTGGACCAGCCCGCGGTGCGCCGCGACCGCATCCTCGGTTCCGCGGGCGTGGCGCTCGCGATCGTCGAGGACGGGGTGGACCTCCCGGTGCCCACCGCCACCGTCGCCGAAGCCGCGGCCCGCCCGGTCGCGGAACCGGTGGCGGTGGACCCGGAATCGCTCGCGTACGTCATCTTCACCTCCGGATCCACCGGGGAACCGAAGGGCGTGGAGATCACCCACCGGGCGGCGGCGAACACCGTCGAGGACGTGGTGCGGCGCTTCGGGATCGGTTCGCGGGACCGGGTGCTGGCGGTGTCGGCGCTGGAGTTCGACCTGTCGGTGTTCGACCTGTTCGGGCTGCTCGGCGCCGGGGGAGCGGTGGTGTCGATCGCCGAGGACGAGCGCCGCGCGCCCCGGCGGTGGGCGGAATCGGCGGCTCGGCACGGGGTGACGGTGTGGAACTCGGTGCCGATGCTGCTGGACGTGCTGCTCGACGCGGTCGACGGCGGTGCTCCGGCGCCCGCCGCGCTGCGGCTCGCGCTGCTGTCCGGGGACTGGGTGGGGCTCGACCTGCCGGACCGGCTGCGCGCCGCGGTGCCGGGCGCGGACCTGGTCGCGCTCGGCGGTGCCACCGAGGCCGCCATCTGGTCGAACGCCTTCGAAGTGTCCGGAGTGGACCCGGAGTGGCGGTCGATCCCGTACGGTTTCCCGTTGCGCAACCAGCGGTTCCGCGTCGTCGACGAGCTCGGCCGGGACCGGCCGGAGTGGGTGCCGGGCGAGCTGTGGATCGGCGGCACCGGGGTCGCGCGCGGCTACCGGGGCTCCCCGGAGCTCACCGCCGCGAAGTTCCTCGACGACGGCGAGCACCGCTGGTACCGCACCGGCGACCTCGGCCGCTACCGGCCCGGCGGGCTGCTGGAGTTCCTGGGGCGCCGCGACGACCAGGTGAAGGTGCGCGGCCACCGGGTGGAGCTCGGCGAGGTCGAATCCGTGGTGGCCGAGCACCCGGCCGCCTCTCGAGCGCTGGCGGCGACGGCGGGCGGCGGCTCCTCGCGGCGCGTCGTCGTGGGGGTGCTGCCCGGCGAGGTGGTACCGGACCCGGCCGAGATCCGGGCCTGGTGCGCGGACCGGCTGCCGGTGCACATGCTGCCGGACCAGGTGCTGCTGCTCGACGAGGTCCCGACGACCGCGAACGGCAAGCTCGACCGGGCCCGGATCGCCGAGCTGGCGGCGGCCGACGACGGCGTCGCCGAGCCCCCGGCGGGCCCGGTGGAGCAGGCGGTGGCCGCGGCGTGGAGCGAACTGCTGCGCACCCCGGTGACCAGCAGGGACGC